One window of the Desulfurellaceae bacterium genome contains the following:
- a CDS encoding sodium:alanine symporter family protein, with the protein MLSRIDEINSAVNAVVWGPPLMVLLIGTGLYLSVRLGFLQFTHFVFIWRTTFGRFLASRTQQQDGELSAFQAVSSAMAATVGVGNIAGVSTALALGGPGALFWMWMTAAVGMATKFSEVVLGLYYRRTTNGQVAGGPMYYITDGLGQGWLAGVYAFLTGVAALGIGNMVQANTIATSVSQSFAVSPTLTGIVVVVGVAIVILGGVKRIGQTAEYLVPSMALLYLLGGSVILLLHASAVPGAVLTIISHAVQPAAPLGAWAGASLGAAIRYGVARGIFSNEAGLGSASIIHAQAKNTPVGQGLWGIWEVSVDTLIVASMTGLVILVTGVLGEPDIPASGLAAAAFARGLPGVGGPLVLACLVLFAYSTMLTWSFYGETAWAYLFGGWIVLPYRLVFLGFLYVGAIGGLQLVWSLADTLNGLMAVPNLIAVVFLAPLVVRETRRALGRRS; encoded by the coding sequence ATGCTGAGCAGAATCGACGAGATCAACTCGGCGGTCAACGCCGTGGTGTGGGGGCCACCGCTCATGGTCCTGCTGATCGGAACCGGCCTGTACCTGAGTGTCAGGCTCGGCTTTCTGCAGTTCACCCACTTCGTTTTTATCTGGCGGACGACGTTTGGCCGTTTTCTGGCGTCTCGAACCCAGCAGCAGGACGGCGAGCTGAGCGCGTTTCAGGCTGTCAGCTCGGCCATGGCCGCCACGGTCGGGGTCGGCAATATCGCCGGGGTGAGCACGGCCCTGGCCCTGGGCGGACCCGGCGCGCTGTTCTGGATGTGGATGACGGCTGCGGTCGGCATGGCGACCAAATTCAGCGAGGTCGTCCTGGGCCTGTACTACCGCCGCACGACGAACGGCCAGGTGGCCGGCGGGCCGATGTACTACATCACCGACGGCCTCGGCCAGGGCTGGCTGGCCGGGGTGTATGCCTTTCTGACCGGGGTGGCGGCTCTCGGCATCGGCAATATGGTCCAGGCCAACACCATTGCGACCAGCGTCAGCCAGAGCTTTGCCGTCTCCCCCACGCTGACCGGCATTGTGGTCGTGGTCGGGGTGGCGATTGTGATTCTGGGCGGGGTGAAACGGATCGGTCAGACCGCCGAGTACCTGGTGCCGAGCATGGCGCTGCTGTATCTGCTGGGCGGCAGCGTCATTCTGCTCCTGCACGCCTCGGCCGTGCCCGGGGCGGTGCTGACGATCATCAGCCACGCGGTCCAACCGGCCGCCCCGCTCGGCGCCTGGGCCGGCGCCAGCCTGGGCGCGGCGATCCGCTACGGGGTGGCGCGGGGCATTTTTTCCAACGAGGCGGGTCTCGGCTCGGCCTCCATCATCCATGCCCAGGCCAAGAATACGCCGGTCGGACAGGGCTTGTGGGGCATCTGGGAGGTGAGCGTGGATACCCTGATCGTGGCCAGCATGACCGGGCTGGTCATCCTGGTGACCGGCGTGTTGGGCGAGCCCGACATTCCCGCCTCGGGGCTGGCCGCAGCTGCGTTTGCGCGTGGCCTGCCGGGCGTTGGCGGGCCCCTGGTGCTGGCCTGTCTGGTGCTGTTTGCCTACAGCACGATGCTGACCTGGAGCTTTTATGGGGAGACGGCCTGGGCCTACCTGTTCGGTGGCTGGATAGTCCTGCCCTACCGCCTGGTGTTTCTGGGCTTTCTGTACGTCGGGGCGATTGGCGGCCTGCAGCTGGTGTGGAGTCTGGCCGATACGCTGAACGGGCTGATGGCGGTGCCGAATCTGATCGCCGTGGTGTTTCTGGCGCCCCTTGTGGTCAGGGAGACCAGACGGGCTCTGGGGCGCCGCTCGTAA
- a CDS encoding MFS transporter, producing MLHPAVLTLSLAVFATMLGNCMVMSFLPIYVQQFGFGELGAGLLFSVHAATRTLILPFTGRLSDRWERKYFLLAGLFFYTVTSFAYLPADTVASFILIMIVHGTATAIMHPVAMAYVGDLAPAGQEGRYSGSLNTAMLGGVAGGPLLGGIIKDVWGMPANFLIMGGLSLAALVALTAFLPRIAGSANARRPAVAFRSLFASKPLVGMACFRFSYALTNALTWVFLPLLATRLLPLSTTEVGVLISLNVIVSALLQTPCGRLADRVNKAYLIALGGLGGALGLAVFPFAGEFWHLLVLNIWVGAMYGLAFPSHTALAMEHGQRYGMGTVMSLLMMAHGVGMMVGPAVFGSLASQSGLAGAFWIGGFAGAVLIVVCAVLVNSPDLPHSATRPASGTQPAVAD from the coding sequence ATGCTTCACCCTGCGGTGCTGACCCTGTCACTGGCCGTTTTCGCCACCATGCTGGGCAACTGCATGGTCATGTCCTTCCTGCCCATCTATGTCCAGCAGTTTGGTTTCGGCGAGCTGGGGGCGGGCCTGCTGTTCAGCGTCCACGCCGCCACCCGGACGCTGATCCTGCCCTTTACCGGCCGCCTGTCCGACCGCTGGGAGCGAAAATATTTCCTGCTGGCCGGCCTGTTCTTTTACACCGTCACCTCGTTTGCCTACCTGCCGGCCGATACGGTCGCCAGCTTCATCCTAATCATGATCGTCCACGGCACGGCCACCGCCATCATGCACCCGGTGGCCATGGCCTATGTCGGCGACCTGGCCCCCGCCGGACAGGAGGGCCGCTACAGCGGCTCGCTCAACACGGCCATGCTGGGCGGGGTTGCAGGCGGACCGCTGCTGGGCGGGATCATCAAAGACGTGTGGGGCATGCCGGCCAACTTTCTGATCATGGGCGGCCTGAGCCTGGCCGCCCTGGTGGCCCTGACAGCGTTCCTGCCGCGCATCGCCGGCAGCGCCAATGCGAGGCGCCCCGCCGTTGCCTTCCGCAGCCTGTTCGCCTCCAAGCCTCTTGTCGGCATGGCCTGTTTTCGTTTTTCCTACGCCCTGACCAACGCCCTGACCTGGGTCTTTCTGCCCCTGCTGGCGACCCGTCTGCTGCCGCTCAGTACGACCGAGGTCGGCGTCCTGATTTCCCTGAACGTCATCGTCAGCGCTCTGCTCCAGACCCCGTGCGGGCGGCTGGCCGACCGAGTGAACAAAGCCTATCTGATCGCCCTGGGCGGACTCGGGGGGGCGCTGGGCCTGGCCGTGTTCCCGTTTGCCGGGGAGTTCTGGCATCTGTTGGTGCTGAATATCTGGGTCGGCGCCATGTACGGGCTGGCTTTTCCGTCCCATACCGCGCTGGCCATGGAACACGGCCAGCGCTACGGCATGGGGACGGTCATGAGTCTGCTGATGATGGCCCACGGGGTCGGCATGATGGTCGGACCGGCCGTGTTCGGCAGCCTGGCCAGTCAGTCCGGCCTGGCCGGCGCCTTCTGGATCGGCGGGTTTGCGGGGGCGGTGCTGATTGTTGTGTGCGCCGTCCTGGTCAACAGCCCGGACCTGCCGCACTCAGCCACCCGGCCCGCGTCCGGCACCCAGCCGGCCGTTGCCGACTGA
- a CDS encoding Zn-dependent alcohol dehydrogenase, which yields MKAAVLYEPGTPLVVEDLQLDPPQAGEVKVRVAANGACHSDLHVMTGDMRQPLPMVLGHEGAGVVEEVGAGVTSVKEGDHVVLSFNPVCGTCFYCTQGSPHLCETRPKTAGVLIDGTTRLHKNGADIHHFAFTASFAEETVVHESCAIKIRDDVPLDRACFVGCGTMTGVGAAINTAQVQPGSTVAVIGCGGVGLNVIQGAAIAGARQIIAVDLLDNKLEFAKTFGATHSVNPSQDDALPAVLELTQGRGVDYGFEVISTPKTIELAFKMTARGGTCTIVGVSPDGSRISLNPNVFMMMEKKLQGSYYGSTRPRVDMPRLIDMYMDGRLKIDELVSKTLPLEQVNQAYDLLKQGAVARSVITFS from the coding sequence ATGAAAGCTGCCGTTTTGTACGAGCCTGGCACACCCCTGGTCGTTGAGGATTTACAGCTCGATCCGCCACAAGCCGGCGAGGTCAAGGTCCGCGTCGCGGCCAACGGCGCCTGCCACAGCGACCTGCACGTGATGACCGGCGACATGCGTCAACCCCTGCCCATGGTCCTGGGCCACGAGGGGGCCGGGGTGGTCGAGGAAGTCGGCGCCGGGGTGACCTCGGTCAAGGAGGGCGACCACGTCGTGCTGTCTTTCAACCCGGTATGCGGCACCTGCTTCTACTGCACCCAGGGCAGCCCGCACCTGTGCGAAACCCGGCCCAAGACCGCCGGCGTACTGATTGACGGTACGACCCGTTTGCACAAAAACGGAGCCGACATCCATCACTTTGCCTTTACCGCGTCTTTTGCCGAAGAGACGGTCGTACACGAGAGCTGCGCGATCAAGATCCGCGACGACGTGCCCTTGGACCGGGCCTGTTTTGTCGGCTGCGGGACCATGACCGGGGTCGGGGCGGCGATTAATACCGCCCAGGTCCAGCCGGGCAGCACGGTCGCCGTCATCGGCTGCGGCGGGGTCGGCCTGAACGTGATTCAGGGCGCGGCGATTGCCGGCGCGCGCCAGATCATTGCGGTGGACCTGCTCGACAACAAGCTCGAATTCGCCAAAACCTTTGGCGCCACCCACAGCGTCAACCCGTCTCAGGACGACGCCTTGCCGGCCGTGCTGGAGCTGACCCAGGGACGCGGGGTGGACTACGGCTTTGAGGTCATCAGCACGCCCAAGACGATTGAGCTGGCCTTCAAGATGACCGCCCGGGGGGGGACCTGCACGATTGTCGGCGTCTCGCCCGACGGCTCGCGCATCTCGCTCAACCCCAACGTCTTCATGATGATGGAGAAGAAGTTGCAGGGCTCGTACTACGGCTCGACCCGGCCGCGGGTTGATATGCCCCGCCTGATCGACATGTATATGGACGGCCGGCTGAAGATCGACGAGCTGGTCTCAAAGACGCTGCCGCTCGAACAGGTCAACCAGGCCTACGACCTGCTCAAGCAGGGCGCGGTGGCGCGCAGCGTGATTACCTTCTCCTGA
- a CDS encoding cytochrome c has translation MKKRLGRKFSFGIVSILLLGGTAWTAPLDGPTVYEGACESCHGKDGRGSPEGTALSVPLPDFTDCSVSSREPTSGWTSVIANGGAFMGLSDQMPAFGGVLSPEEIQTVLTYVRNFCQEQGGPSGDLNFRQLFFTAKAFPENEAVLKQEFINGKHGTTTWTTTLSYERRLGTRGQWELSLPYRVTETRDRTTAGPGDLALAYKHVLSTHTTARALTAAALEVVLPSGDRDRGLGDGTLTFEPSLLSGIALRQFVFQNQIQATLPLDADRAERQMRYRLGGSYLTSSFKRGLVPSLEVEFRHNLQGESDGVLLLTPQLYTGLRFRGHVALRIGTQVPVAGTAPFDYRVGAALVWDYLEGELW, from the coding sequence ATGAAAAAACGCCTCGGACGAAAGTTCTCCTTCGGGATCGTCTCGATCCTTCTGCTGGGGGGGACGGCGTGGACCGCGCCCCTCGACGGTCCGACCGTGTATGAAGGGGCGTGTGAGAGCTGTCACGGCAAAGATGGACGGGGGTCACCCGAAGGCACCGCGCTGAGCGTCCCCCTGCCGGATTTCACCGACTGCTCGGTCAGCAGCCGCGAGCCAACCAGCGGCTGGACCTCTGTCATCGCCAACGGTGGCGCCTTCATGGGACTCTCGGATCAAATGCCCGCCTTTGGTGGGGTGCTGAGCCCGGAAGAAATCCAGACCGTCCTCACCTATGTCCGTAATTTTTGTCAGGAACAAGGCGGGCCGTCCGGGGACCTGAATTTCCGCCAGCTCTTCTTCACCGCCAAGGCGTTTCCGGAGAATGAAGCGGTCCTCAAACAGGAATTCATCAACGGCAAGCACGGGACAACAACGTGGACCACCACGCTCTCGTATGAGCGACGGCTCGGGACGCGCGGGCAGTGGGAACTCAGCCTGCCGTATCGCGTCACAGAAACCCGAGACAGAACGACGGCTGGTCCGGGCGACCTCGCCCTGGCCTACAAACACGTCCTGTCTACCCACACGACCGCCCGCGCGCTCACGGCGGCCGCCCTCGAAGTCGTGCTGCCTTCCGGCGACCGCGACCGAGGGCTCGGCGATGGCACGCTCACGTTCGAGCCGTCCTTGTTAAGCGGAATTGCGCTCCGCCAGTTTGTGTTCCAAAACCAGATCCAGGCGACGCTGCCGCTCGACGCGGATCGCGCCGAGCGGCAGATGCGCTACCGGCTCGGCGGGAGTTATCTGACCTCGTCGTTCAAGCGCGGCCTCGTGCCCAGCCTTGAGGTCGAGTTTCGTCATAACCTGCAAGGCGAGAGCGACGGGGTTCTCCTCCTGACCCCGCAACTCTATACCGGCCTGCGTTTTCGCGGCCACGTGGCCCTGCGGATTGGCACCCAGGTCCCCGTAGCTGGGACGGCCCCCTTTGACTACCGTGTCGGCGCCGCCCTTGTCTGGGACTATCTTGAGGGCGAGCTGTGGTGA
- a CDS encoding antibiotic biosynthesis monooxygenase, producing the protein MVTLTAKLKIKEGKEGEFEATMRDKVVAEVRKEPGNHAYTFCKSKKDPRVFMFYEEYTDDAAFEAHRKHLGELGVDLRALLDGAPELEFYDKIAE; encoded by the coding sequence ATGGTCACCTTAACCGCCAAGCTGAAGATCAAAGAGGGAAAAGAGGGAGAGTTTGAGGCCACTATGCGGGACAAGGTCGTTGCCGAGGTACGCAAAGAACCCGGCAATCACGCCTATACGTTCTGCAAGTCCAAGAAAGACCCCCGGGTTTTCATGTTCTACGAAGAGTATACGGATGACGCCGCGTTTGAGGCCCACCGCAAACATCTGGGAGAACTCGGCGTCGACCTGCGCGCCCTGCTCGACGGCGCCCCGGAGCTGGAGTTCTACGACAAAATCGCCGAGTAG
- a CDS encoding MaoC family dehydratase N-terminal domain-containing protein — protein sequence MTMIEVPDGLMHREIEVGRFAVTADDIRVFAEAVDDLNPLYLDPEAARQAGYPNVIAPPTYCLHMRGGKIVPEVPLAPGLASLYAGQEFEFRDELYAGRTYTVTARLAEVYEKTGRSGPLGVIVREMLVKDDGGSTVMILRERQMVRSPNKKI from the coding sequence ATGACAATGATCGAGGTTCCTGACGGTCTCATGCACAGAGAGATCGAGGTCGGAAGGTTTGCGGTCACGGCCGACGACATCCGGGTCTTTGCCGAGGCCGTCGACGACCTGAACCCGCTGTATCTGGACCCCGAGGCCGCCCGCCAGGCCGGCTACCCGAACGTCATCGCTCCCCCGACCTACTGCCTGCACATGCGGGGCGGCAAAATTGTCCCCGAGGTGCCGCTGGCCCCGGGCCTGGCCAGCCTGTACGCCGGCCAGGAGTTCGAGTTTCGCGACGAACTCTATGCCGGCCGGACGTATACGGTCACGGCTCGGCTGGCCGAGGTGTACGAGAAGACCGGCCGCAGCGGGCCGCTCGGGGTCATCGTCCGCGAGATGCTGGTCAAAGATGACGGCGGCAGCACGGTGATGATTCTGCGCGAACGCCAGATGGTCCGCTCGCCGAACAAGAAGATCTGA
- a CDS encoding MaoC family dehydratase, with the protein MDSPPPLAFDAVEFGDEIGPVAWVPTTDIVRRYAAATGVTDRRFIDPDRARQVGFAKPIVPGPLSASFLARVLRNHFVGWRIRMLNTSFRTPVAHGDRLSCWGMVTEKKLEDGVGSVDCDVVIENQNGDRVIVGTAILSCRVQA; encoded by the coding sequence ATGGACAGCCCCCCTCCCCTCGCCTTCGACGCGGTTGAGTTCGGCGATGAGATCGGCCCCGTCGCCTGGGTGCCGACCACCGATATCGTCCGGCGCTATGCTGCCGCGACAGGGGTGACGGACCGGCGCTTCATCGATCCCGACCGGGCGCGCCAGGTCGGCTTTGCCAAGCCGATTGTGCCGGGCCCGCTGAGCGCCTCCTTTCTGGCCAGGGTTCTCAGGAATCATTTTGTCGGCTGGCGTATCCGCATGCTGAACACCAGCTTTCGTACCCCGGTCGCCCACGGCGACCGGCTGAGCTGCTGGGGTATGGTGACCGAGAAAAAACTGGAAGACGGCGTCGGCTCGGTGGACTGTGACGTGGTGATAGAAAACCAGAACGGCGACCGGGTGATCGTTGGCACAGCGATCCTGAGCTGCCGGGTCCAGGCCTGA